TCCCCGCCGATCGACGCGAACGCGTCCGGCCCGTCGCCGAGCGGCGTCGTGTTGAGGTCGATCAGCTGCGCCGCGGTGAGCAGCTGCCGCGTTTCGAGCGGCTCGAAGCTCAGCCGTGATCGGCGCCGGGGGGAGGGGGGGCGGCTGGGCAAGGGGACGGGCTCATCGGGAGGTACGTCGGCTGCCTCCCATTGTAAGTGCCCGCTGCGGCTGCCGCCACGCGGGCGTTCAGTAGCCGTACAACCGCCGTTTCAGGCGAAAGCATGCTGGGTAGAGTGGACTCTCGGCGATCAACGAAGTGGGCTGGCCGACTGACGGCAGCCGCACGAGCTGTTTTCCCTGCCGCGTGCCTATCGCGCCCGACAGCCCGCGCCGCACAGCAACGCTATCGCAGCAAGGGCTGCGGCCGTGGCCTCCGGCGCCGGGTCGGCGGCCGTTGCTTGCATGGCGCCGTAGTTGCCTCGCCAGGTGAGGTAGTCGGGCTGGGAGTAGAGGCTCCCCAGCCCGTCGCGCCAGACGGTGTAGTCGGCGGCGTCGACCACGCCGTCTCGGTTGAAGTCGCCTGGCAGGACAGCGTACGCCGTCTGCAGGGTGAGGTCTAAGTCGTCCAGGAGTTCAATGCCGGAGAAGGTGTACTCCTCGCCGTCGATCGTGACGACGATCTCGTAGTCCCCGTCGAATGCCCTGAGGGCGAATTCTCCGACGTCGTCGGCGAGGCCTTCCTCGTCGGTCATCCACTCGTCCAGGACGAGGTCGCGCCACACCTCGACGGCGGGCGTCTCGGACCAGTCTTGGTTGAACATGGCTGAATCGGGCCGCCAGTGCCGCCCCTCCCAGAAGCCCCACATGATGAACCCCTCCACCGCCTCGTGCGCGAACGTGGCGGTCAGGAAGTCGCGCAGGTACTCCGCCTTGAGGGTCTCGTTGTCGTCGTTCAGGTCGAACTCGGTGATGGTGATCGGCAGTCCGGTCGCGTCGTGGAACATGTCCAGCACGTCCCACACGGTCTGCGGGTCGCTACCGCCGACGCCGTCAAAGTCCGTCAAAGAGAAGTCGTGGAAGTGGGCCTGCATCCCGATGCCGTCGATCTGGGCGCCGCGGTCGACGAGTCCCTGGATGGATTTGAGGTAGCGTTGCCGCTTCGATCTCTCGTCGTCGGAGATGATGTTGAACTCGTTGATGAAGAGCTTTGAGTCCGGGTCGGCTTCGTGGGCAGCGGCGAACCACGTGTCCATGATCGGCTCGCCGTAGATGTTGAGCACGTCGTTATTGGTGCCGATTTCGTTAACGACGTCCCAGTCGACGACCCTGCCGTCCGTGGCGGTCGCCACCTCCTCGATGTGGTCCAGCACCTCCTGCTGCAACTGATCGCGCGCGGACTGGTCGCCCGACTGCGCGGGGGCGATCAGCGGGTCGAGGTACGACGGCAGGTTCTGCGACCCCGGCCAGATTAGCACGTGGCCGCGTGACTCGAGCCCGTTCTGCTGCAGCCAGTCGATCGCCTGCACGCTCTCGGCGAGCGACCACCCCGGCCCCCAGTCGCCCGCCAGTGGCTGCCACTTGAGTCCGTTCTCGAGGGTGGCGGTGTTGAAAAGCTCGAGCACCGTGTCGCGGTAGATCTTGTCGTTAGCGGACCCACCCAGCAGCTGGTCCACAGCAACGGCTGTTCCAAACTGGAA
This genomic interval from Posidoniimonas corsicana contains the following:
- a CDS encoding endo-1,4-beta-xylanase — encoded protein: MPRCNLVLAAVFVAVFAWRADGQQTYLLNDFNNRGMDVLIDGLAEELGPFAARYFDSDGFGVASSDFSTPLDLTAASAGSLNVRYNPLEGHGTDYFTIDLFDSHGGSLQYEVDTTVPSAPGQFGFYDLPLSIESPSSGSYGDFDFSSVRGWGFSGQPGSDGPFNVNLWNAEIEAPDPPVNYGGRDPNSPWRAEAAQRIDQHRKSDLTLRVTDAAGQPTPGATVRVRQTRQAFQFGTAVAVDQLLGGSANDKIYRDTVLELFNTATLENGLKWQPLAGDWGPGWSLAESVQAIDWLQQNGLESRGHVLIWPGSQNLPSYLDPLIAPAQSGDQSARDQLQQEVLDHIEEVATATDGRVVDWDVVNEIGTNNDVLNIYGEPIMDTWFAAAHEADPDSKLFINEFNIISDDERSKRQRYLKSIQGLVDRGAQIDGIGMQAHFHDFSLTDFDGVGGSDPQTVWDVLDMFHDATGLPITITEFDLNDDNETLKAEYLRDFLTATFAHEAVEGFIMWGFWEGRHWRPDSAMFNQDWSETPAVEVWRDLVLDEWMTDEEGLADDVGEFALRAFDGDYEIVVTIDGEEYTFSGIELLDDLDLTLQTAYAVLPGDFNRDGVVDAADYTVWRDGLGSLYSQPDYLTWRGNYGAMQATAADPAPEATAAALAAIALLCGAGCRAR